Sequence from the Clostridium butyricum genome:
TTAAATTTTTAACAACATTATTTAATTGATCCTTGCCTTCATGTACAACCGCTATTGTCACATCAGCAAGGTCTTTTTCTTTTATTTCATCTGCACACTTATTTATTTCTGAAGCAAGATCCTTTACCTCATAATCCTTTATATTTGCTGGTAAAACAATTGCTGAAACATCATTTAATATTCCACCTATAACAGCAATTCTTATTCCATTTTTATTTATTATCTTGTATGGGTCATACTTTCTTTCATTACTATTTTTCTTATATAGATTTGAACATACTATAGAATAATTTGCACCATCCATAGTTGTATTATCTATTGTATCTAATCCCCAATCAAATTCATGGTTACCAAGTGTTGTAACTTCCATTCCCATTTCTGATAAAACCTTTTGAACAGGCACACCTTTAAGTATATTTGAAACTGGCGTACCTTGATATAAGTCTCCTCCGCCTATTATTAAAGTATTTTCATTGGAGGCTTTAACTTCCTTTACTTTTTCTGCTAGTGCTGCACCAATTTGAAGATTATCCTTCGAATCCTTTAATTGACCATGAAAATCTGTTATTTCTACAATATCTAGAACCTTTCCATCACTAGTTAATGTCTTTTTAACCGCAGCTGATGACGTGACATCTTTATCCATTGTTTCATTAGATAATAATGAATTATTTGCTTTCGTTTCCTCATTTAAATTTTTACTCTGGGCATTTGCAACTCTAATTGATCCAATTGATGTAAAATTCAATATCATTAGTAAGAACACCAATAAAAAACTAATAATTTTATTTTTCTTTCTGCTCATGCTACCGCCTCTTTTACATTTTTTAACCTGTTTACATTTTTTAACAAGTACGTATTAATTATATTTGATTTAATACTTAGTTTCAATTAATTTCAAGTTAAAAATTGAGGCAATAATATATTAATTATTGTGTAGCCATTGTATTGCGCAATACGCATGCATAGCAGCACCTGTAACTAGTATATCTTCATTAAAAACAACTTTAGAATTATGCATTGGTTCTCCATAAAGAGAATTCTCTTTTTTTGTACCTGCTCCAAGCATAAAATATACACTTGGTACTTCATAAGTATAAGACGCAAAATCTTCTGAACCCATTCCGCCTCCTTCAAAAGAGATTACACATTTTTCTCCAATTAATTCTTTTACATATGAACCAAGTTCATTTGCTAACTTAGTATCATTTTCTAGTGGTGGTGCAGAAGATAATTCTATTAACTGTGCTTCCCCTCTAAACATTTTTGCTGTTGAAGTTACTATATCATTCATTCTATTAAATATGAATTCTCCTAATTCTTTATCTAAACTTCTTATAGTTCCTTCCATAACCACTTCATCAGGTATTATATTAGGTGCATCTCCACCTGCAAATTTACCAATTGTTAATACAGCTGGTTTAGTTGCTGGAATTTCTCTGCTTATAATTTCTTGTAAAGATATATATATATGAGCTGCAATATTAATAGGATCAACTCCAGTCTCTGGCATAGCTCCATGACATCCTCTTGCTTTAACAATAATTCTAAATCTATTGCATCCTGCTATACTAGTTCCAAGTCCATATAACACAACATTTGATGGTGTTCCAGAGTGAACATGCATCGCCATAGCTGCATCCACATTGGGATTTTTAAGCACTCCTGCTTTTATCATCTTTTTAGCACCTGTAAATCCTTCTTCATCTGGCTGAAATACAAGTTTTACACTACCTTCAATCTGATCTTGATTTTGTTTTAATAATTTAGCGGCTCCTAAAAGCATTGCAGAATGCATATCATGACCACAGGAATGCATGCATCCATTTGTTGATTTAAAGTCACATTCACTAGCTTCTGACATAGGAAGTGCATCCATATCAGCTCTCAACAAGAAAGTTTTTCCTGGCTTCTTTCCCTCTATGACTGCTACAATACCACTTTCGCATATTTCTTTAGGTTCATAACCAAACTCTTTTAATTTTCCTATTATGTACTCTTTAGTTTTTGGTAAAGTTGAACCAACCTCTGGATTTTTATGAATTGTTCTTCTATATTCTATAAGTTCGTCTTTCAATTTTTTTGCTTCATTCATGAAATTATCCATAATTATACATCCACCTTTCAGAATAATTACATACTTAGATGTAACTTTATTTAACATTTCTATATTTAGTATTTACTGTTTTTTTATAATGATGTTATTTTATAAAATATTCATGAAATTGTCCACATTTTGTCAGAATAACTTTATGAACAATTTTTTAATAAAAAAATACTCCCTTTATAAGAATGGAATATATTTTTCCTTTCTTATATAAAGGGAGTATACTGGTATTTTATATTTTAATATCTATTTTTATTAAACATTGAATAACATATCTTCGTATGTTGGTAATGGCCAGAATTCCTTGTCCACTACTACTTCAAGTTTATCTGCACATTCTCTTAAGTTTTGCATTTCTTCAAATACTTCATATCTATACATCATTCCTAAATCATAGATATCACCATCAAAGTTATCTGCTTTTTCAACTACTGCTTCAAGAAGTCCGATGTTTTCATTTAATTTTACTGTTAAATCAGAAACCTTAGTTAATAATTCTGATTGAACTAACACAGAAGCTTGTACTCCTGTAGCCTTTATTGCATTAATAGATTCTGCAAGGCTTGAAGCATATTTCATCGCTGCTGGTAAAATTTGACGTTTAGCAATTTCAAGAGTAGTTAATGCTTCTATATTTATAATCTTGTTATAGTTTTCAAGAACAATTTCATAACGAGCTTCTGCTTCTTTTCTGCTTAAAACTCCATACTTTTCTAAAACAGCTAAATTCTTTTCTGAAATCATAGCTTTAGAAGCTTCTACTGTTGACTTAATATTTGGAAGTCCTCTTCTTGCTGCTTCTTCAACCCATTCGTCTGAGTATCCGTTTCCGTTAAATATTACTCTCTTATGATCTTTAGCAATTTCAGTTAATATTGCTTGAATTTCTGCATCTACATTAGAAGCTTTTTCAAGTCTTCCTGCAACTTCATCTAAAGTCTCTGCAACGATTGTGTTTAATACATAGTTACAGCAACCAATTGAAGCTGATGATGGCACCATTCTGAATTCGAATTTATTTCCAGTGAATGCAAATGGAGATGTTCTGTTTCTGTCTGTTGCATCCTTTGGAAGGTTTGGTAATGTATTAACACCAATAGTTAATTCACTTGAAGATTTAGAACTTGTAGCTGGTCCTTTTTCTATTTGTTCTAATACGTCTTCTAATTGGTCTCCAAGGAATATAGAAATGATAGCTGGTGGTGCTTCATTTGCTCCAAGTCTGTGATCATTTCCTGCATTTGCAGCAGATACTCTTAATAAATCTGGATATTCATCAACTGCTTTTATTACTGCACATAAGAATAAAAGGAATTGTTTATTTTCATGTGGTGATGTTCCTGGTTCAAGTAAGTTCATTCCATCGTCTGTACTCATTGACCAGTTATTGTGCTTACCTGAACCATTAACTCCTGCAAATGGCTTTTCATGAAGTAAACAGTATAATCCATGTTTATCTGCAACTTTCTTCATAACTTCCATTGTTAACTGATTATTATCTGTTGCAATGTTTGTTGTGCTGAATATTGGAGCTAACTCATGTTGACCTGGTGCAACTTCGTTATGCTTTGTTTTAGCTGATATTCCAAGCTTCCAAAGTTCTTCATCAAGATCTTTCATGTATGCAGAAATTCTTGGTTTAATTACTCCAAAGTAATGATCTTCAAGTTCTTGTCCCTTTGAAGGTTTTGCTCCAAATAATGTTCTTCCTGTTAAAATGATATCCTTACGAGCATCATACATTTTCTTATCGATTAAGAAATATTCTTGTTCTGGTCCTACAGTTGTAATAACTTTCTTAGATGTAGTGTTTCCTAAAGCTCTTAAAACACGCATAGCTTGTTTATTTAAAACTTCCATTGAACGTAATAATGGAGTTTTCTTATCTAATGCTTCACCATTGTATGAACAGAAAGCTGTTGGTATACATAAAGAACCATCTTTTATAAATGCTGGTGATGTACAATCCCATGCAGTATATCCTCTAGCTTCAAAAGTTGCTCTTAGTCCTCCTGATGGGAAAGAAGATGCATCTGGTTCACCTTTAATTAATTCTTTTCCTGAAAATTCAAGAATTACTTTACCGTCAGCAGTTGGATTTATGAAAGCATCATGCTTTTCTGCTGTTATTCCAGTCATTGGTTGGAACCAGTGAGTAAAGTGAGTAGCTCCTTTTTCAACTGCCCAGTCCTTCATAGCTGATGCAACAACATCTGCTACATCTGGCTTTAGTGATGTACCTTCCTCAATTGTCTTTTTTAAAGCTTTATATGTAGCCTTTGGAAGACGTTCCTTCATTACCGCGTCATTAAATACACTTGTCCCAAAAATTTCATTAACATTACTCATTAAATAGATCTCCTTTCAGTTACCGTTAAAATAGATACTTTTAACACTTATATATTTTGAATTTTATTACATTTTTTCAATAAAATTCTCTTTAACAAAATAAGGAGCTAAAGAATACTTAATTATTCTTTAGCTCCATTGCTAATCATATTAGATTTTTTATACAATAAATAAAAATATGTTTTATGCAAATTTTTATATAACACAAACAATATATAATTATGCTATTTTACATAAAATATAAATATACACTTTTAAAATATATTCTGAAATATATTTTTCAAACTCAGCTACCATAGCTTTGTTTATTTACAAATTAACAATACTACATTTTAAAGGAAATTTCAATACATAATTCAAATATTTTTATATTTTTCGCAATATTTTTTTCAATTCATTGAAAATACATGCCATTACCTATTGTTTTCTCATTAAACTCTAGTCTTGTATAAAAAGTTAATATTTAGACAACACAATATTTAAAGTATTTTTATCACATTATTTCTCTATTCATATCATAAGTTAGATACTTATCTAAAAATTCGCTTATAGTTTCCCAATACAATTTAGGATTAATTTTATTAGACTTACAATGTCCTGCCCCTTCTATAATAAGCATCTCTTTTTCACATTTTGCACTATCATAAACCTTTTTAAGCATATTGAATGGAACAAATTTATCTTTATCTCCGTGAATAAACAACACTGGTATTTTGCATTTTGCAAGCTGATTTACTGACGATGCTTCCTTTAAGTCGTACCTTGCACGCATTTTGGTAATAATATTTGCCACATACATTATTGGAAACTGAGGAAGCTTAAACATACATTTTAAAATATAAGCAAACTGGTCCCATACACTTGTATAACCCGAATCTTCAATTGCAGCTTTTACATTATTCTTTAAATTTTCACCACAAGTCATCATTACAGTACTTGCTCCCATTGAAATTCCATAAAGAATAATTTCACTATTGTTATTTTCATTAATAATATAATCAATCCATCCTAAGAGATCTTTTCTATCATGCCAACCCATTCCAATATAACTTCCATCACTTTGTCCATGTCCCCTAAGATCCGGAATAATAACGTTAAACCCCATATTATAGAAATTTCTTGCACGTCCGCACATTTTAATACTATCTCCATCATAACCATGT
This genomic interval carries:
- a CDS encoding alpha/beta hydrolase, yielding MINILMVFTVLILLMTGVLVIGGNYFYKLAIDTGTSKASVFKSKDNMENSKSAQKETVREKNDKEWFFKNSNYSDVFINSFDGLKLHGYKIVNSYDTDKWIIAVHGYDGDSIKMCGRARNFYNMGFNVIIPDLRGHGQSDGSYIGMGWHDRKDLLGWIDYIINENNNSEIILYGISMGASTVMMTCGENLKNNVKAAIEDSGYTSVWDQFAYILKCMFKLPQFPIMYVANIITKMRARYDLKEASSVNQLAKCKIPVLFIHGDKDKFVPFNMLKKVYDSAKCEKEMLIIEGAGHCKSNKINPKLYWETISEFLDKYLTYDMNREIM
- a CDS encoding glutamine synthetase III, producing MSNVNEIFGTSVFNDAVMKERLPKATYKALKKTIEEGTSLKPDVADVVASAMKDWAVEKGATHFTHWFQPMTGITAEKHDAFINPTADGKVILEFSGKELIKGEPDASSFPSGGLRATFEARGYTAWDCTSPAFIKDGSLCIPTAFCSYNGEALDKKTPLLRSMEVLNKQAMRVLRALGNTTSKKVITTVGPEQEYFLIDKKMYDARKDIILTGRTLFGAKPSKGQELEDHYFGVIKPRISAYMKDLDEELWKLGISAKTKHNEVAPGQHELAPIFSTTNIATDNNQLTMEVMKKVADKHGLYCLLHEKPFAGVNGSGKHNNWSMSTDDGMNLLEPGTSPHENKQFLLFLCAVIKAVDEYPDLLRVSAANAGNDHRLGANEAPPAIISIFLGDQLEDVLEQIEKGPATSSKSSSELTIGVNTLPNLPKDATDRNRTSPFAFTGNKFEFRMVPSSASIGCCNYVLNTIVAETLDEVAGRLEKASNVDAEIQAILTEIAKDHKRVIFNGNGYSDEWVEEAARRGLPNIKSTVEASKAMISEKNLAVLEKYGVLSRKEAEARYEIVLENYNKIINIEALTTLEIAKRQILPAAMKYASSLAESINAIKATGVQASVLVQSELLTKVSDLTVKLNENIGLLEAVVEKADNFDGDIYDLGMMYRYEVFEEMQNLRECADKLEVVVDKEFWPLPTYEDMLFNV
- a CDS encoding M20 metallopeptidase family protein, coding for MDNFMNEAKKLKDELIEYRRTIHKNPEVGSTLPKTKEYIIGKLKEFGYEPKEICESGIVAVIEGKKPGKTFLLRADMDALPMSEASECDFKSTNGCMHSCGHDMHSAMLLGAAKLLKQNQDQIEGSVKLVFQPDEEGFTGAKKMIKAGVLKNPNVDAAMAMHVHSGTPSNVVLYGLGTSIAGCNRFRIIVKARGCHGAMPETGVDPINIAAHIYISLQEIISREIPATKPAVLTIGKFAGGDAPNIIPDEVVMEGTIRSLDKELGEFIFNRMNDIVTSTAKMFRGEAQLIELSSAPPLENDTKLANELGSYVKELIGEKCVISFEGGGMGSEDFASYTYEVPSVYFMLGAGTKKENSLYGEPMHNSKVVFNEDILVTGAAMHAYCAIQWLHNN